A single window of Pseudomonas lutea DNA harbors:
- a CDS encoding DUF4398 domain-containing protein produces MELTTMNTSTAKTTFNRLRGLKLAALALGTSVLLAGCAGNPPSEQYAVTQSAVNAAVTAGGTEYAAVEMKSAQDKFKQAELAMQEKHYDEARKYAEQAEWDARVAERKAQAAKAQKAVQDARQGVNELREEGMRQVQPVTQ; encoded by the coding sequence ATGGAGTTGACCACCATGAACACCAGCACTGCCAAAACCACGTTCAATCGCCTGCGCGGCCTGAAGCTGGCTGCGCTGGCGCTGGGCACCAGCGTTCTTCTGGCTGGTTGCGCAGGTAATCCTCCAAGCGAGCAGTACGCCGTGACCCAGTCGGCCGTCAATGCCGCTGTCACTGCTGGCGGTACCGAATACGCCGCGGTTGAAATGAAGTCCGCTCAGGACAAATTCAAGCAAGCCGAGCTGGCGATGCAGGAAAAGCACTACGACGAAGCTCGTAAATATGCCGAACAGGCCGAGTGGGATGCACGTGTAGCCGAGCGTAAGGCCCAGGCCGCCAAGGCACAGAAAGCGGTGCAGGATGCTCGTCAGGGCGTCAATGAGTTGCGTGAAGAAGGCATGCGTCAGGTTCAGCCTGTCACTCAGTAA
- a CDS encoding OmpA family protein produces MRKQVLIPALLALSVGLAACSSQPNVNLEQARTNYSALQSNPKATELAALETKDASEWLDKADAAYRNNDDQKKVDQLAYLTNQRVELAKQTINLKTAENDLKNASAQRAQARLDARDAQIKALQNSLNAKQTERGTLVTFGDVLFDLNKAELKSSGLVNVNKLAQFLSENPDRKVIVEGYTDSTGSAAYNDSLSERRANSVRMALIKMGVGPERIVAQGYGKEYPVADNASASGRAMNRRVEVTISNDNQPVAPRSSMQ; encoded by the coding sequence ATGCGTAAACAAGTACTTATTCCTGCCCTGCTGGCTCTGAGCGTTGGTCTGGCGGCGTGCTCTTCGCAGCCGAACGTCAACCTGGAACAAGCCCGCACCAATTACTCGGCGCTGCAAAGCAACCCGAAAGCCACTGAACTGGCCGCGCTGGAAACCAAAGACGCGAGCGAGTGGCTGGACAAGGCTGACGCTGCGTACCGCAACAACGATGACCAGAAGAAGGTCGATCAACTGGCTTACCTGACCAACCAGCGTGTTGAGTTGGCCAAGCAGACGATCAACCTGAAGACTGCTGAAAACGACCTGAAAAACGCATCGGCCCAACGCGCTCAGGCACGTCTGGATGCTCGCGACGCTCAAATCAAGGCGCTGCAGAACAGCCTGAACGCCAAGCAAACCGAACGTGGCACCCTGGTGACCTTCGGTGACGTACTGTTCGATCTGAACAAGGCTGAGCTGAAGTCGTCCGGCCTGGTTAACGTCAACAAGCTGGCCCAGTTCCTGTCGGAAAACCCGGATCGCAAAGTCATCGTTGAAGGCTACACCGACAGCACCGGTTCGGCCGCTTACAACGATTCGCTGTCCGAGCGCCGCGCCAACTCCGTGCGCATGGCACTGATCAAGATGGGCGTAGGCCCAGAGCGCATCGTTGCCCAGGGTTATGGCAAAGAGTACCCGGTGGCTGACAACGCCAGCGCCTCGGGTCGTGCCATGAACCGTCGTGTGGAAGTGACAATTTCCAACGACAATCAGCCAGTAGCACCGCGTTCTTCGATGCAGTAA
- a CDS encoding alpha/beta hydrolase, protein MKRFLILFLAITLSGCSELLFYPERGLPLTPDKAHLAWRDVTLTAADGTRLNAWFLPAKPGVPLKGTVLHLHGNGGNMAWHLAGSGWLPEQGYQVLLVDYRGYGLSEGEPSLPAIYQDIDAALDWLNAAPEVQGKPLVVLGQSIGGALAVHYLSEHPQQRARVKALVLDGVPASYREVARYTLGTAWLTWPFKRPLSWVIPDADSAINGMPQLKGTPMLLFQSLDDTQVPLHNGISLYQAAPLPRVLQLTRGPHVQTFGDPTWREVMVRYLDDPQHFNGLRRLGEIPNYPDPQTGSAPSSSQP, encoded by the coding sequence TTGAAGCGTTTTCTCATCTTGTTCCTCGCTATCACCCTCAGTGGCTGCAGCGAACTGCTGTTCTACCCGGAACGCGGTCTGCCGCTGACGCCGGACAAAGCGCACCTGGCCTGGCGCGATGTCACTCTTACCGCCGCCGACGGCACCCGGCTCAACGCCTGGTTTCTGCCGGCAAAGCCCGGCGTACCGTTGAAGGGCACCGTGCTGCACCTGCATGGCAACGGCGGCAACATGGCGTGGCATCTGGCGGGAAGTGGGTGGTTGCCGGAGCAGGGCTACCAAGTGCTGCTGGTGGACTATCGCGGCTATGGCCTGTCCGAGGGTGAGCCCAGTCTGCCAGCCATCTACCAAGACATCGACGCGGCTCTTGACTGGCTGAACGCCGCACCCGAAGTGCAGGGCAAGCCTCTGGTGGTCCTCGGCCAGAGTATTGGCGGGGCGCTGGCCGTGCACTACCTGTCCGAACATCCGCAGCAGCGCGCGCGGGTCAAAGCGCTGGTGCTTGATGGCGTTCCGGCAAGCTACCGCGAGGTGGCGCGTTATACCCTCGGCACAGCCTGGCTCACCTGGCCCTTCAAGCGGCCGCTGTCATGGGTGATCCCCGATGCCGACAGCGCCATCAATGGCATGCCTCAGCTGAAGGGCACGCCGATGTTGCTATTCCAAAGCCTGGACGACACGCAAGTGCCGCTGCACAACGGCATCAGCCTGTATCAGGCCGCGCCGTTGCCGCGCGTGCTGCAGCTGACCCGCGGGCCTCATGTTCAGACCTTCGGCGACCCCACCTGGCGCGAGGTCATGGTTCGTTATCTGGACGATCCGCAGCACTTCAACGGCCTGCGCAGGCTGGGTGAAATCCCCAATTATCCTGATCCTCAAACCGGTAGCGCGCCGTCGTCGTCTCAACCGTGA
- a CDS encoding flavohemoglobin expression-modulating QEGLA motif protein: protein MDEYQQTIRTLSDRIVLAQTPIRVLDAVKWDDNVRKTFLDGKGKHMPEVDRAYYENRPLGFDSGAVKLEFQNIERDITRQLGQFNPVGQIMRRMCKEYRMVIRMLEARGTPDFGLISQELYGAASDAFHAGDPTLSDLGMMLSDYLNNIAGRGDLKDEPKVLTAKDAVAMLQTRLNRTFGEAEETIRVFESDGIVADAAAGADYIKIRSDAMFNERDVRALEVHEGLVHVGTTLNGQNQPICTFLSKGPPSSTVTQEGLAILMEIIGFASYPSRLRKLTNRTRAIHMAEEGADFLQVFDFYREQGFGMSESYGNASRVFRGSVPTGLPFTKDLSYLKGFIMVYNYIQLAVRKGKLEQVPLLFCGKTTLEDMRTLRQLVDEGLVVPPKYLPDQFRDMNALSAWMCFSNFLNHLSLDRIEADYSNIL, encoded by the coding sequence GTGGACGAATACCAACAGACTATTCGCACGTTGTCCGATCGTATCGTGTTGGCGCAGACCCCGATCCGGGTTCTTGATGCCGTGAAGTGGGATGACAACGTCCGCAAAACCTTCCTCGACGGCAAAGGCAAGCACATGCCTGAAGTCGATCGCGCCTACTACGAAAATCGCCCGCTGGGCTTTGACTCGGGCGCGGTGAAGCTGGAATTCCAGAACATTGAACGCGACATCACGCGTCAACTCGGCCAGTTCAATCCGGTCGGGCAAATCATGCGCCGCATGTGCAAGGAGTACCGGATGGTCATCCGCATGCTCGAAGCGCGTGGCACCCCTGACTTCGGCCTGATCTCCCAGGAGCTCTACGGCGCCGCTTCCGATGCGTTTCATGCGGGGGACCCGACGCTGTCGGATCTGGGCATGATGCTGTCGGATTACCTGAACAACATTGCCGGGCGTGGCGATCTCAAGGATGAGCCGAAAGTGCTGACGGCCAAAGACGCCGTCGCCATGCTGCAGACTCGGCTCAATCGCACGTTTGGCGAGGCGGAGGAGACGATCCGGGTGTTCGAGTCCGACGGCATCGTGGCCGACGCTGCGGCGGGGGCGGATTACATCAAGATCCGCAGCGATGCGATGTTCAACGAACGTGACGTGCGCGCCCTTGAGGTCCACGAAGGGCTGGTACACGTAGGCACCACGCTCAACGGCCAGAACCAGCCGATCTGTACCTTCCTGTCCAAGGGGCCGCCCTCGTCGACAGTGACTCAGGAAGGGCTGGCGATTCTCATGGAGATCATCGGTTTTGCCTCCTACCCAAGCCGCCTGCGCAAACTGACCAACCGCACCCGGGCGATTCATATGGCCGAGGAGGGGGCGGACTTTCTGCAGGTGTTCGACTTCTACCGCGAGCAGGGCTTCGGCATGTCGGAAAGCTACGGCAACGCCAGTCGTGTGTTCCGCGGCTCGGTGCCTACCGGTCTGCCATTTACCAAGGATTTGTCCTACCTCAAGGGCTTCATCATGGTCTACAACTACATCCAGCTTGCCGTGCGCAAGGGCAAGCTGGAGCAAGTGCCGCTGTTGTTCTGCGGCAAGACCACGCTGGAAGACATGCGCACGTTGCGCCAGCTGGTGGACGAAGGCCTGGTGGTGCCGCCCAAATATCTGCCTGACCAGTTCCGCGACATGAACGCGCTCTCGGCCTGGATGTGTTTCTCCAACTTCCTCAATCACCTCAGCCTGGACCGGATCGAAGCGGATTACTCGAATATCCTGTGA
- a CDS encoding TetR/AcrR family transcriptional regulator, with translation MTPQKGAAGMATAVAQSVRYQGRKASREGSEQRRQQILDAAMRILIRDGVRAVRHRAVAAEAQVPLSATTYYFKDIDDLLTDAFAQYVERSAAYMAKLWTSTEALLREMVARNDGSAEARARLADEIARMTMEYVRHQLLTRRDQLIAEHAFRLEALINPRLAPLVSAHQQILLQGSAQFLEVMGSLQPQLDAQVLTGLICRMEYQGLLSGPQPDADEEMLAILTRQMHLVLGTAKPMAG, from the coding sequence ATGACCCCTCAAAAGGGAGCCGCTGGCATGGCCACGGCCGTCGCACAAAGTGTTCGGTATCAGGGCCGCAAGGCGAGTCGAGAGGGCAGCGAGCAGCGTCGCCAGCAGATTCTGGATGCTGCCATGCGCATTCTCATCCGCGATGGCGTGCGGGCGGTGCGGCATCGTGCGGTGGCGGCCGAGGCGCAGGTCCCGCTGTCTGCGACCACCTATTACTTCAAGGACATCGATGACCTGCTCACCGATGCCTTCGCTCAATACGTCGAGCGCAGCGCCGCCTACATGGCCAAGTTGTGGACCAGCACCGAGGCGTTGCTGCGCGAGATGGTTGCCCGCAACGACGGCAGCGCAGAAGCCCGCGCGCGTCTGGCGGACGAAATAGCCCGGATGACCATGGAGTACGTGCGCCATCAATTGCTGACCCGCCGCGACCAGCTCATTGCAGAGCACGCATTCCGTCTTGAAGCCCTGATCAACCCGCGTTTGGCGCCACTGGTAAGTGCCCACCAGCAGATATTGCTGCAAGGCAGTGCCCAGTTTCTCGAGGTCATGGGCTCGCTTCAGCCACAGCTGGATGCTCAAGTGTTGACGGGGCTCATCTGCCGGATGGAATATCAGGGCCTGCTCAGTGGACCTCAACCCGACGCCGACGAAGAAATGCTCGCTATTCTTACTCGCCAGATGCATCTGGTACTGGGCACTGCCAAGCCGATGGCTGGCTGA
- the lysS gene encoding lysine--tRNA ligase produces the protein MSDQQLDPQAQQQEENSLIALRKEKLAAERAKGNAFPNDFRRENYCNDLQQQYADKTREELAEAAIPVKVAGRIMLNRGSFMVIQDMTGRIQVYVNRKTLPEETLASVKTWDMGDIIAAEGTLARSGKGDLYVEMTSVRLLTKSLRPLPDKHHGLVDTEQRYRQRYVDLIVNEDVRETFRVRSKVIAHIRSFLMKRDFLEVETPMLQTIPGGAAAKPFETHHNALDLEMFLRIAPELYLKRLVVGGFEKVFEINRNFRNEGVSTRHNPEFTMLEFYQAYADYEDNMDLTEELFRELAQLVLGSTDVPYGDKVFHFGEPFVRLSVFDSILKYNPELTADDLNDIDKARAIAKKAGAKVLGFEGLGKLQVMIFEELVEHKLEQPHFITQYPFEVSPLARRNDENPNVTDRFELFIGGREIANAYSELNDAEDQAERFMAQVADKDAGDDEAMHYDADFVRALEYGMPPTAGEGIGIDRLVMLLTNSPSIRDVILFPHMRPQA, from the coding sequence ATGAGCGACCAACAACTCGACCCGCAAGCCCAGCAACAGGAAGAAAACAGCCTGATCGCCCTGCGCAAGGAAAAGCTTGCGGCCGAGCGCGCCAAAGGCAATGCCTTCCCGAACGACTTCCGTCGCGAAAACTACTGCAACGACCTGCAGCAACAATACGCGGACAAAACCAGGGAAGAGCTGGCTGAAGCGGCGATTCCGGTTAAGGTTGCCGGGCGCATCATGCTCAACCGTGGCTCGTTCATGGTGATTCAGGACATGACCGGACGCATCCAGGTCTACGTCAACCGCAAGACGCTTCCGGAAGAAACCCTGGCCTCGGTCAAAACCTGGGACATGGGCGATATTATTGCCGCCGAAGGCACCCTGGCCCGTTCCGGCAAGGGCGACCTTTATGTCGAAATGACCAGCGTGCGCCTGCTGACCAAATCCCTGCGTCCGTTGCCGGACAAGCATCACGGCCTGGTCGATACCGAGCAGCGTTATCGCCAGCGTTACGTCGACTTGATCGTCAACGAAGATGTGCGCGAAACCTTCCGCGTTCGCTCGAAAGTCATTGCCCACATCCGCAGCTTCCTGATGAAGCGCGACTTCCTCGAAGTCGAAACGCCGATGTTGCAGACCATTCCCGGCGGCGCTGCAGCCAAGCCGTTCGAGACGCACCACAACGCGCTGGACCTGGAAATGTTCCTGCGCATCGCGCCTGAGCTGTACCTCAAGCGTCTGGTGGTAGGCGGTTTCGAAAAAGTGTTCGAGATCAACCGCAACTTCCGTAACGAAGGCGTCTCGACCCGGCACAACCCCGAGTTCACCATGCTCGAGTTCTACCAGGCCTATGCCGATTACGAAGACAACATGGACCTGACCGAGGAGCTGTTCCGCGAGCTGGCGCAGTTGGTGCTCGGCAGCACCGACGTTCCATACGGCGACAAGGTCTTCCACTTCGGCGAACCGTTCGTTCGTCTGTCGGTGTTCGACTCTATCCTCAAGTACAACCCTGAGCTGACCGCCGATGACCTGAACGACATCGACAAGGCGCGTGCCATCGCCAAGAAAGCCGGCGCCAAGGTGCTGGGCTTCGAAGGTCTGGGCAAGCTGCAAGTGATGATTTTCGAGGAGTTGGTCGAGCACAAGCTGGAGCAGCCACACTTCATCACTCAGTACCCGTTCGAAGTCTCGCCGCTGGCCCGTCGCAACGATGAAAACCCGAACGTCACTGACCGCTTCGAGTTGTTCATTGGTGGTCGCGAGATCGCCAACGCCTATTCCGAGCTCAATGACGCGGAAGATCAGGCCGAGCGCTTCATGGCGCAGGTGGCCGACAAGGACGCCGGCGACGACGAAGCCATGCACTACGACGCCGACTTCGTTCGCGCGCTGGAGTACGGCATGCCGCCGACAGCGGGCGAGGGTATCGGCATCGACCGTCTGGTCATGTTGCTGACCAACTCGCCGTCCATACGCGATGTCATCCTGTTCCCGCACATGCGGCCGCAAGCCTAA
- the prfB gene encoding peptide chain release factor 2 (programmed frameshift), whose protein sequence is MEINPILNSIKDLSERSETIRGYLDYDQKHDRLTEVNRELEDPNVWNNPSYAQELGRERSLLAQIVDTLDEMSSGLADAKDLLLMSAEEEDQAAVDDVAAEVERLRESLEKLEFRRMFSGEMDQNNAYLDIQAGSGGTEAQDWANILLRMYLRWADKRGFDATIMELSAGEVAGIKGATVHIKGEYAFGWLRTEIGVHRLVRKSPFDSGNRRHTSFSAVFVSPEIDDNIEIDINPSDLRIDTYRSSGAGGQHVNTTDSAVRITHVPTNTVVSCQNERSQHANKDTAMKMLRARLYEQEVQKRNAASQALEDTKSDIGWGHQIRSYVLDASRIKDLRTSVERSDCDKVLDGDIDEYLIASLKQGL, encoded by the exons ATGGAAATCAACCCGATCCTAAACAGCATCAAGGACCTCTCCGAGCGCTCCGAAACCATTCGGGGGTATCTT GACTACGATCAAAAGCATGATCGTCTGACCGAAGTTAACCGCGAGCTCGAAGATCCAAACGTCTGGAACAACCCGTCTTACGCCCAGGAGCTGGGCCGCGAGCGTTCGCTGCTGGCGCAGATCGTCGACACCCTCGACGAAATGAGCTCCGGTCTGGCAGACGCCAAAGACCTGCTGCTCATGTCCGCCGAAGAAGAAGACCAGGCCGCTGTCGACGACGTGGCCGCTGAAGTCGAGCGTCTGCGCGAGTCGCTGGAGAAGCTGGAATTCCGCCGCATGTTCAGCGGCGAAATGGACCAGAACAACGCCTACCTTGACATCCAGGCCGGCTCCGGCGGTACCGAAGCCCAGGACTGGGCGAACATCCTGCTGCGCATGTACCTGCGCTGGGCTGACAAGCGTGGCTTCGACGCCACCATCATGGAACTGTCGGCCGGTGAAGTCGCCGGTATCAAGGGTGCCACGGTCCACATCAAGGGCGAATACGCGTTCGGCTGGCTGCGCACCGAAATCGGCGTTCACCGTCTGGTCCGCAAGAGCCCGTTCGACTCCGGCAACCGTCGCCACACCTCGTTCTCGGCCGTGTTCGTGTCGCCGGAAATCGATGACAACATCGAAATCGACATCAACCCGTCGGACCTGCGCATCGACACCTACCGCTCCTCGGGCGCCGGTGGTCAGCACGTTAACACCACCGACTCGGCGGTCCGGATCACCCACGTTCCGACCAACACCGTGGTCAGTTGCCAAAACGAGCGCTCCCAGCACGCCAACAAAGACACCGCGATGAAGATGTTGCGGGCGCGCTTGTACGAGCAGGAAGTGCAGAAGCGCAACGCGGCTTCGCAAGCGCTGGAAGACACCAAGTCGGACATCGGCTGGGGTCACCAGATCCGTTCGTACGTGCTTGATGCTTCGCGTATCAAGGACCTGCGCACCAGCGTCGAACGCAGCGATTGCGACAAGGTGCTCGATGGTGACATCGACGAATACCTGATCGCGAGCCTTAAACAGGGCCTGTAA
- a CDS encoding response regulator, producing the protein MHDLQLDDLNATDENAAMVLLVDDQAMIGEAVRRGLAHQENIDFHFCADPHQAIAQAILIKPTVILQDLVMPGLDGLTLVREYRANPKTRDIPIIVLSTKEDPLIKSAAFAAGANDYLVKLPDNIELVARIRYHSRSYMTLLQRDEAYRALRVSQQQLLDTNLVLQRLMNSDGLTGLSNRRHFDEYLELEWRRSIREQTQLSLLMIDVDYFKAYNDAFGHLEGDEALRQVAKAIRANSSRPSDLPARYGGEEFALVLPNTSPGGARLLAEKLRQSIASMNIPHIAPSQGSSLTVSIGLATVVPQVGSHSRQLIQSADQGLYAAKHNGRNQVAVG; encoded by the coding sequence ATGCATGATTTGCAACTGGACGATCTGAACGCCACGGATGAAAACGCTGCCATGGTGTTGCTCGTCGACGATCAGGCCATGATCGGCGAGGCTGTCCGGCGCGGGCTGGCGCATCAGGAAAACATCGACTTTCATTTTTGCGCAGACCCGCATCAGGCGATTGCCCAGGCGATCCTCATCAAGCCGACAGTGATCCTTCAGGACCTGGTCATGCCCGGTCTGGATGGTTTGACCCTGGTGCGCGAGTACCGCGCCAATCCCAAGACCCGTGACATCCCGATCATCGTGCTCTCGACCAAGGAAGATCCCCTGATCAAGAGCGCCGCTTTTGCGGCCGGCGCCAATGACTATCTGGTCAAGCTGCCCGACAACATCGAGCTGGTGGCGCGCATCCGTTATCATTCGCGCTCCTACATGACCCTGCTGCAGCGCGATGAGGCCTACCGTGCATTGCGCGTCAGCCAGCAGCAGCTGCTGGACACCAACCTGGTGTTGCAGCGCCTGATGAATTCCGACGGCCTGACCGGGCTGTCCAACCGCCGACACTTCGACGAATACCTGGAACTTGAGTGGCGCCGCTCCATTCGCGAACAGACGCAGCTGTCGCTGTTGATGATCGACGTGGATTACTTCAAGGCCTACAACGATGCGTTTGGGCATCTCGAAGGGGATGAAGCGCTGCGTCAGGTCGCCAAGGCCATCCGCGCCAACTCCAGCCGTCCGTCCGACCTCCCGGCCCGTTATGGCGGCGAAGAATTTGCCCTCGTGCTGCCCAATACTTCGCCAGGCGGGGCACGTCTGCTGGCAGAAAAACTGCGCCAATCCATCGCCAGCATGAACATCCCCCACATCGCCCCCAGCCAGGGCTCCAGCCTGACGGTCAGCATTGGCTTGGCAACCGTTGTGCCGCAGGTGGGCAGCCACAGCAGGCAGTTGATTCAGAGCGCGGATCAAGGGCTGTATGCGGCCAAGCACAATGGACGCAATCAGGTGGCGGTGGGGTAG
- a CDS encoding chemotaxis response regulator protein-glutamate methylesterase, protein MKIAIVNDMPMAVEALRRALAFEPAHQIAWVAGNGAEAVERCAELTPDLILMDLIMPVMDGVEATRRIMAATPCAIVIVTVDREQNVHRVFEAMGHGALDVVDTPALGAGNPKDAAAPLLRKILNIGWLIGERDTRARPAPPPVRDSAQRQRLIAIGSSAGGPAALEILLKALPKGFPAAIVLVQHVDQVFAEGMAQWLTSSSGLEVRLARDGEPPQAGTVLLAGTNHHIRLLKNGTLAYTAEPVNEIYRPSIDVFFESVARYWNGDAVGVLLTGMGRDGAQGLKLMRQRGFLTIAQNQESCAVYGMPKAAAAIDAAMEIRSLDSIAPRLKEVFTQ, encoded by the coding sequence TTGCGCCGTGCGCTGGCTTTCGAGCCGGCGCACCAGATAGCGTGGGTCGCGGGCAACGGCGCCGAGGCGGTCGAGCGCTGCGCCGAGTTGACGCCCGATCTGATATTGATGGACCTGATCATGCCGGTGATGGACGGCGTGGAGGCGACTCGACGTATCATGGCGGCGACGCCGTGTGCGATCGTCATCGTTACCGTGGACCGCGAGCAAAATGTCCACCGTGTGTTCGAGGCCATGGGCCACGGCGCGCTGGATGTGGTCGACACGCCCGCCCTGGGTGCTGGCAATCCCAAGGATGCAGCCGCACCTTTGTTGCGCAAGATTCTTAATATAGGCTGGCTCATTGGCGAGCGAGACACGCGGGCTCGCCCGGCGCCGCCACCGGTGCGCGATTCGGCGCAGCGTCAACGGTTGATCGCTATCGGCTCATCGGCTGGCGGGCCGGCGGCGCTGGAAATACTGCTCAAGGCGCTGCCGAAGGGTTTTCCGGCCGCGATCGTGCTGGTGCAGCACGTGGACCAGGTATTCGCCGAGGGGATGGCGCAATGGCTGACAAGTTCTTCGGGGCTTGAGGTCAGGCTGGCGCGCGACGGCGAGCCCCCCCAAGCGGGGACGGTGCTCCTGGCGGGCACCAACCACCATATTCGTCTGCTCAAGAACGGCACGCTGGCGTACACCGCAGAGCCGGTTAACGAAATTTACAGGCCCTCCATCGACGTGTTTTTCGAAAGTGTGGCCCGCTATTGGAATGGTGACGCAGTGGGTGTTTTGTTGACCGGCATGGGCCGAGATGGCGCGCAGGGACTCAAGCTGATGCGTCAGCGGGGGTTTCTGACCATCGCCCAGAATCAGGAAAGTTGTGCGGTGTACGGCATGCCCAAAGCGGCGGCCGCCATCGACGCTGCCATGGAAATTCGCTCACTGGACTCGATCGCACCTCGCTTGAAAGAGGTATTCACCCAATGA